The following coding sequences are from one Salvia hispanica cultivar TCC Black 2014 chromosome 3, UniMelb_Shisp_WGS_1.0, whole genome shotgun sequence window:
- the LOC125214375 gene encoding ATP-dependent Clp protease proteolytic subunit 5, chloroplastic-like, whose amino-acid sequence MAHSCVSSSSLRFNSSSLSLSSPNTFSSSAKIVSLPFQPLHSRKLKNSNSSAKAVYTPEKTSRDGLWSIRDDLHIPSSPYFPAYAQGGQGPPPMVQERFMSVISQLFQYRIIRCGGAVDDDMANIIVAQLLYLDAVDPTKDIVMYVNSPGGSVTAGMAIFDTMRHIRPDVSTVCVGLAASMGAFLLSAGTKGKRYSLPNSRIMIHQPLGGAQGGQTDIDIQANEMLHHKANLNGYLAYHTGQSLEKINQDTDRDFFMSAKEAKEYGLIDGVILNPLKALQPLAAVAE is encoded by the exons ATGGCGCATTCTTGCGTatcttcttcctctctcaGATTCAACTCTtcttctctatctctctcttcacCAAACACATTTTCTTCCTCCGCCAAAATCGTATCTCTACCCTTCCAACCCCTCCATTCCAG gAAGCTGAAGAATTCTAATTCGTCGGCGAAGGCTGTGTACACTCCGGAGAAGACCTCACGCGATGGTCTTTGGTCGATTAG GGATGATTTACATATCCCTTCATCGCCATACTTCCCAGCTTATGCTCAAGGGGGGCAGGGCCCGCCTCCGATGGTCCAAGAGCGTTTTATGAGTGTTATTAGCCAACTTTTCCAATAT CGGATAATACGATGTGGTGGAGCCGTTGACGATGACATGGCGAACATCATTGTTGCTCAGTTGTTGTATCTTGATGCTGTTGATCCTACTAAG GATATCGTCATGTACGTGAACTCTCCAGGTGGATCAGTGACAGCTG GAATGGCTATCTTTGATACCATGAGGCACATAAGGCCTGATGTTTCAACCGTATGCGTGGGGCTCGCAGCTAG TATGGGAGCTTTTCTTCTAAGTGCTGGTACAAAAG GAAAAAGATATAGTCTTCCTAACTCAAGGATAATGATCCATCAGCCCCTTGGTGGAGCACAGGGTGGGCAGACTGATATTGATATTCAG GCAAACGAAATGTTGCACCACAAAGCAAATTTAAATGGATATTTGGCATACCACACCGGTCAGAGCCTGGAGAAGATCAACCAAGACACAGATCGTGATTTCTTCATGAGTGCTAAAGAAGCCAAAGAGTATGGTCTCATAGACGGCGTTATCTTGAACCCACTCAAAGCCCTCCAGCCGCTTGCAGCTGTAGCAGAATAA
- the LOC125209901 gene encoding uncharacterized protein LOC125209901, whose amino-acid sequence MELSQLQYVQENNAAAAATTRVRCAGTTAVAVMRQPFQIITTTLLSLLLPLSFLLLARLATAHYLLSVSEDQLPTPSVSFIAAYLLYSKTPTILHFTVSIISVSTLSYALTGKTTFPGWSPAEPLTRPRLYVSWLFLAVLQLCVGVGIEGTVAVGVEGSSFGEEGSFICRSVFFFGLHEIMLFWRRAVVKPVVDDTVFGGGWRAEGRLEKAVVGLSYGGLWWWRLREEVEALVVVAEVKREMMMGIGVVDFFGWWLYYVAVTVGMVRVVKGLISTVAILTRRRESRPNDEKV is encoded by the coding sequence atggAGCTCAGTCAGTTACAATatgttcaagaaaataatgctgccgccgccgccaccaccaGAGTCCGTTGTGCCGGCACAACGGCCGTTGCTGTCATGAGGCAGCCGTTTCAAATCATCACCACCACCCTCCTCAGTCTCCTCCTCCCCTTGTCGTTCCTCCTCCTCGCCCGCCTTGCCACCGCCCACTACCTCCTCTCCGTCTCTGAGGACCAACTCCCGACACCCTCGGTTTCTTTTATAGCCGCATATCTCTTATATTCCAAAACCCCGACGATACTCCACTTTACAGTTTCGATCATCAGTGTCTCGACCCTCTCCTACGCACTAACCGGAAAAACCACATTTCCCGGGTGGTCGCCGGCCGAGCCCCTGACGCGGCCGCGGCTGTACGTGTCATGGCTGTTTCTCGCGGTTCTGCAGCTCTGCGTGGGAGTCGGGATCGAAGGCACCGTAGCAGTAGGCGTCGAGGGCTCGAGCTTCGGGGAGGAGGGAAGCTTCATATGCAGATCGGTGTTCTTCTTTGGGCTGCACGAGATCATGCTGTTTTGGCGGCGGGCTGTGGTGAAGCCGGTGGTGGACGACACGGTATTCGGGGGCGGGTGGAGGGCGGAGGGGCGGCTGGAGAAGGCGGTGGTGGGGCTGAGCTACGGAGGGCTGTGGTGGTGGCGGCTGAGGGAGGAGGTGGAGGCgctggtggtggtggcggagGTGAAGAGGGAGATGATGATGGGGATTGGGGTGGTTGATTTTTTTGGGTGGTGGCTGTATTACGTGGCTGTAACGGTTGGGATGGTTAGGGTGGTCAAAGGCTTGATTTCGACGGTTGCGATCTTGACACGTAGGAGAGAGAGTCGGCCGAATGATGAGAAGGTTTGA